One stretch of Dissulfurimicrobium hydrothermale DNA includes these proteins:
- the carB gene encoding carbamoyl-phosphate synthase large subunit, whose protein sequence is MPKRTDIKKILIIGSGPIIIGQACEFDYSGTQACKALREEGFEVVLVNSNPATIMTDPDVADKTYVEPITPAVLEKILEKERPQAILPTLGGQTGLNTAVRLADMGVLEHLQVEMIGASREVIHKAEDRELFRDAMTRIGLRIPKSAIVRSMDEVMLAAREIGFPLIVRPSFTLGGTGGGIAYNPEDLEDICSHGLDLSMIHEVMLEESVIGWKEFELEVMRDARDNVVIVCSIENLDPMGVHTGDSITVAPAQTLSDREYQVMRDASLAIIREIGVETGGSNIQFAINPQNGEMVVVEMNPRVSRSSALASKATGFPIAKIAAKLAVGYTLDEIPNDITKETMASFEPTIDYCVVKIPRWTFEKFPEAEDILTTSMKSVGETMAIGRTFREALQKGLRSLEIGRFGLGLDGRDPWQRFSGMPDKEAVIKRLRTPNSERIFYIPLAMSMGFDIGEIHRLTGIDPWFLHQIAMIKEEGERLCLETRETLKDNLLHYKREGFSDVQIAWAAGLTQDEVRELRRQNGVRPVYKLVDTCAAEFEAHTPYFYSTYETEDEARPGTGRKVMILGGGPNRIGQGIEFDYCCVHAAFALKEEGIESIMVNSNPETVSTDYDTSDKLYFEPLTLEDVLHIIEIERPMGVIVQFGGQTPLNLALPLASAGVRILGTSPESIDMAEDRKSFQNMLRKLGLIQPENRTAYSLEEAILAAREIGYPIVVRPSYVLGGRAMRIVYDELGLKSFMAEAVYVSEGRPVLIDKFLQDATEIDVDTISDGETTVIGGIMEHIEEAGIHSGDSACVLPPRTLSCALIDEICSATKAMARELNVVGLMNVQYAVKDGRLYVLEVNPRASRTVPFVSKATGIPFAKLATKVMIGKTLRELGLTKDVPIKHVAVKESVFPFRRFPGVDIILGPEMKSTGEVMGIDQGFGMAFAKSQIAAGLNLPISGTVFFSIKTGDRAAILPVARKLKEMGFDIVATEGTSLFLRENGLKNETVFKISEGRPNVIDLMKNRKIDLVINTPSGKKTRSDSYYIRRTALEYEIPYFTTVQGARAAAEAIASLKSEDMKVKPLQEYYKKYGH, encoded by the coding sequence ATGCCAAAGAGAACGGACATAAAAAAGATACTGATCATCGGTTCCGGACCTATTATCATAGGTCAGGCCTGTGAATTTGACTATTCCGGAACCCAAGCCTGCAAGGCCCTAAGGGAAGAGGGTTTCGAGGTAGTGCTTGTGAACTCAAACCCGGCTACAATCATGACTGATCCCGACGTAGCGGACAAGACATATGTCGAGCCCATCACCCCTGCCGTGCTTGAAAAGATCCTTGAGAAAGAAAGACCCCAGGCCATACTCCCGACACTCGGCGGGCAGACCGGCCTGAACACGGCTGTGCGTTTGGCAGACATGGGGGTGCTCGAACACCTCCAGGTCGAGATGATAGGGGCGTCCCGCGAAGTGATCCACAAGGCCGAAGATAGGGAACTCTTCAGGGATGCCATGACCAGAATAGGCCTCAGAATACCCAAAAGCGCCATAGTCCGCTCAATGGACGAGGTAATGCTTGCTGCAAGGGAAATTGGTTTTCCGCTAATCGTGCGTCCAAGCTTCACGCTTGGCGGTACAGGCGGCGGCATCGCATATAATCCTGAAGACCTTGAAGACATATGCTCCCACGGGCTGGATCTAAGCATGATCCATGAAGTCATGCTCGAAGAGTCTGTTATCGGATGGAAGGAGTTTGAGCTTGAGGTCATGCGCGATGCAAGGGATAATGTTGTAATAGTCTGCAGCATAGAAAACCTCGACCCTATGGGTGTCCATACCGGGGACAGCATCACTGTGGCCCCTGCACAGACCCTGAGCGACAGGGAATATCAGGTCATGCGAGACGCCTCCCTCGCTATCATACGAGAGATAGGGGTCGAAACGGGCGGATCCAATATCCAGTTTGCCATAAACCCCCAAAATGGTGAGATGGTGGTGGTCGAGATGAACCCCCGGGTCTCACGCTCAAGCGCCCTTGCGTCCAAGGCCACAGGTTTTCCGATAGCAAAGATAGCGGCAAAGCTTGCCGTAGGCTATACGCTCGATGAGATCCCAAACGATATCACAAAAGAAACGATGGCCTCCTTTGAGCCGACGATTGATTATTGCGTAGTGAAGATACCACGCTGGACATTTGAAAAATTCCCAGAGGCCGAAGACATACTCACCACTTCAATGAAGAGCGTCGGCGAGACTATGGCCATAGGGCGGACATTCCGAGAGGCCCTTCAAAAAGGTCTGAGATCCCTTGAGATTGGACGCTTCGGCCTAGGCCTTGACGGGCGTGATCCATGGCAACGTTTCAGTGGAATGCCTGATAAAGAGGCTGTGATCAAGAGGCTAAGGACCCCGAACTCGGAACGCATATTCTATATTCCACTTGCCATGTCCATGGGGTTTGATATCGGCGAAATCCATAGACTTACAGGCATAGACCCCTGGTTTCTGCACCAGATAGCTATGATAAAAGAAGAAGGTGAACGCCTCTGTCTCGAGACAAGAGAAACGCTCAAAGACAACCTACTCCACTATAAAAGAGAGGGCTTCTCAGACGTCCAGATCGCATGGGCTGCAGGGCTCACACAAGACGAGGTAAGGGAGCTCAGGAGGCAAAACGGTGTAAGGCCGGTCTATAAACTGGTTGATACCTGCGCAGCCGAATTCGAGGCACATACCCCTTATTTTTATTCCACTTATGAGACGGAAGACGAGGCCAGACCAGGCACAGGGCGGAAGGTCATGATCCTTGGGGGCGGACCTAACAGGATCGGCCAGGGCATAGAATTCGACTACTGTTGTGTCCATGCGGCATTCGCCTTAAAAGAAGAAGGTATCGAGAGCATCATGGTAAATTCAAACCCGGAGACCGTCTCGACGGACTACGACACGTCAGACAAGCTCTATTTCGAACCGCTTACACTTGAAGACGTACTGCACATAATTGAAATAGAGAGGCCGATGGGCGTCATCGTCCAATTCGGCGGACAGACCCCGCTGAATCTCGCCCTTCCCTTGGCAAGCGCTGGGGTTAGGATACTTGGAACCAGTCCTGAAAGCATTGACATGGCCGAGGACAGGAAGAGCTTTCAAAACATGCTACGTAAGCTCGGGCTCATCCAACCCGAAAATAGGACGGCCTACTCGCTCGAAGAGGCCATCCTGGCTGCACGGGAGATCGGGTATCCGATAGTTGTAAGACCGTCCTATGTCCTTGGCGGAAGGGCCATGCGCATAGTCTATGACGAATTAGGCCTCAAATCGTTTATGGCCGAAGCGGTTTATGTCTCTGAGGGACGACCCGTACTGATTGACAAATTCCTCCAGGATGCGACCGAGATAGACGTAGACACTATATCCGACGGCGAGACAACTGTAATAGGCGGGATCATGGAACACATAGAAGAAGCCGGAATACACTCAGGCGACTCCGCCTGCGTCCTCCCGCCGCGGACCCTCTCATGCGCGCTAATAGACGAGATATGTTCGGCGACCAAGGCCATGGCCAGAGAGTTGAATGTTGTGGGCCTGATGAACGTCCAGTATGCAGTAAAAGATGGCAGGCTCTATGTGCTTGAAGTAAACCCAAGGGCCTCAAGGACTGTACCTTTTGTAAGCAAGGCCACAGGAATTCCGTTTGCCAAACTTGCAACCAAGGTCATGATCGGAAAGACATTGAGGGAGCTCGGTCTTACAAAAGACGTACCGATAAAACATGTGGCCGTCAAGGAATCGGTCTTCCCGTTCAGGCGGTTTCCTGGCGTGGACATTATCCTGGGCCCGGAGATGAAATCCACCGGTGAGGTCATGGGAATCGACCAAGGCTTCGGGATGGCCTTTGCAAAAAGCCAGATTGCAGCCGGACTCAATCTACCCATAAGTGGTACGGTCTTTTTCAGCATAAAGACCGGCGACAGGGCGGCCATACTTCCTGTTGCAAGAAAGCTCAAGGAGATGGGCTTTGACATCGTCGCAACCGAAGGCACATCGCTCTTTCTTAGAGAAAATGGACTAAAAAATGAGACGGTGTTCAAGATATCCGAGGGGCGACCGAATGTTATAGACCTGATGAAAAACCGCAAGATCGACCTGGTCATCAATACCCCGAGCGGCAAGAAGACCAGATCCGATTCCTATTACATAAGAAGAACGGCCCTTGAGTATGAAATCCCGTATTTTACAACTGTCCAAGGTGCGAGGGCGGCCGCCGAGGCCATTGCTTCATTGAAGTCGGAGGATATGAAGGTCAAACCCCTTCAAGAATACTACAAAAAATATGGACATTAA
- a CDS encoding inositol-3-phosphate synthase: MGKIRVAVVGVGNCFSSLWQGINYYHKKDRGDEAIGLMHWDIGGYRPGDIEVVAAFDIDKRKVGRDVSEAIFARPNCTKIFFNNIPKTGVKVIKGRVLDGFSTHMSDYPEDQTFVLADGPEADEDNVIKILKDSGAEILLNYLPVGSEEATRFYASCALEAGTAFINNIPVFISSDPEWEGRFREKGLPIIGDDIKSQIGATIVHRVLTNLFKKRGVHLDKTYQLNTGGNTDFLNMLNRKRLASKKLSKTDAVQAMLDEPLADENIHIGPSDYVPWQKDNKIAFIRMEGRLFGNVPMDLELRLSVEDSPNSAGIVIDAIRCCKLALERGIGGALLAPCAYFMKHPPMQMTDDEAFQRVQKFIAGDPD; this comes from the coding sequence ATGGGAAAGATCAGGGTTGCTGTAGTCGGAGTCGGCAACTGTTTTTCTTCTCTATGGCAAGGTATCAATTATTATCACAAGAAGGATCGGGGCGATGAGGCCATCGGCCTTATGCACTGGGATATCGGCGGTTACAGACCTGGAGACATAGAGGTGGTTGCGGCCTTCGATATTGACAAAAGAAAGGTCGGTCGCGACGTCTCCGAGGCGATCTTTGCAAGACCAAACTGCACCAAGATATTTTTCAACAATATACCAAAGACAGGGGTCAAGGTGATAAAGGGAAGGGTGCTTGACGGTTTTTCCACACACATGTCCGACTATCCTGAAGACCAGACCTTCGTATTGGCGGATGGCCCAGAGGCCGACGAGGATAACGTAATAAAGATCCTGAAGGATTCGGGTGCGGAAATACTCCTCAACTACCTGCCCGTAGGCTCTGAAGAGGCAACGCGTTTTTATGCCAGTTGCGCATTAGAGGCAGGGACGGCGTTCATAAACAACATACCGGTCTTCATTTCGAGCGATCCGGAGTGGGAAGGACGTTTCAGAGAAAAAGGACTCCCCATCATAGGGGATGACATAAAATCTCAGATTGGAGCGACGATCGTCCACAGGGTGCTTACAAACTTGTTCAAAAAAAGGGGGGTGCACCTCGACAAGACATATCAGCTCAATACCGGCGGAAATACGGATTTCTTAAACATGCTAAACCGCAAGCGTCTGGCCTCCAAAAAACTCTCGAAGACCGACGCGGTGCAAGCCATGCTCGATGAACCGCTTGCCGATGAAAACATACATATCGGCCCAAGCGATTATGTGCCTTGGCAGAAGGACAACAAGATTGCCTTCATCCGCATGGAAGGCAGGCTCTTCGGAAACGTCCCCATGGATCTTGAGCTTAGGCTCTCGGTCGAAGACTCCCCGAATTCGGCCGGCATCGTTATAGATGCGATACGTTGCTGCAAACTTGCCCTCGAAAGGGGAATAGGGGGGGCGCTCCTCGCACCATGCGCATATTTTATGAAACATCCGCCGATGCAGATGACGGACGACGAGGCCTTTCAACGCGTACAGAAATTCATAGCCGGAGATCCTGACTGA
- a CDS encoding ABC transporter ATP-binding protein, with translation MNRGIMTLLELIDVTKEYRIRQGLFDAGKGVLQAVDRVDLSVSEGEILGLVGESGCGKSTLARLILGLERPTRGKIIFCGNDIDRLDSTRLKEFRRQAQMVFQDPFSSLNPKKTVFNTLSEPLKIHRLFKGKELTEKVAGLLEEVGLDASAMDLYPHEFSGGQRQRIGLARALATNPRLIVADEPTSALDMSIQAQIINLLLDLQQRRGLSYLFISHDLPVVQFISHRIAVMYKGVIVEVMPKDAFLEIGAVPDAKERPPYRGIPHHPYTDYLIKSVPLPDPRRKINNQMTENTAAESQPSPSKDVRDISACRFYARCPLSAWACAKTPPEWVEAGSNHFIRCHAAARP, from the coding sequence TTGAATAGGGGGATAATGACGCTCCTTGAACTGATAGACGTTACAAAAGAATATAGGATCAGACAGGGGCTCTTTGATGCAGGGAAAGGCGTTTTGCAGGCTGTAGACAGGGTCGATCTCTCTGTCAGCGAGGGTGAAATACTAGGGCTTGTGGGAGAGAGCGGCTGCGGCAAATCTACCCTTGCAAGGCTCATACTTGGGCTTGAAAGGCCTACACGCGGCAAGATTATTTTTTGCGGCAATGACATAGATAGACTTGATTCCACAAGGCTCAAAGAGTTCAGAAGGCAGGCCCAAATGGTCTTCCAGGACCCGTTTTCATCGCTCAATCCCAAAAAAACGGTCTTTAATACCCTTAGTGAACCCTTAAAGATACATAGGCTCTTTAAAGGAAAAGAACTTACAGAAAAGGTGGCAGGGCTCCTCGAAGAGGTCGGGCTCGATGCATCGGCAATGGACCTGTATCCTCACGAATTCAGCGGCGGCCAGCGTCAAAGGATAGGCCTCGCAAGGGCCTTGGCCACCAACCCAAGGCTCATAGTGGCCGATGAACCCACATCCGCCCTTGATATGTCGATACAGGCCCAGATCATCAATCTCCTCCTCGACCTCCAGCAAAGACGCGGGCTCTCCTATCTTTTCATCTCTCACGACCTGCCGGTGGTGCAATTTATAAGTCACAGGATCGCGGTTATGTATAAGGGGGTTATAGTAGAGGTCATGCCGAAAGACGCCTTTTTGGAAATAGGCGCCGTACCAGACGCCAAAGAAAGGCCGCCTTACCGAGGCATCCCACACCATCCATATACAGATTATCTCATCAAATCCGTCCCCCTTCCGGATCCGAGGCGGAAGATAAATAATCAAATGACGGAAAACACCGCAGCGGAATCGCAGCCTTCTCCATCAAAAGATGTGCGGGATATCAGCGCATGCCGATTTTATGCGAGATGTCCGCTTTCAGCCTGGGCATGCGCAAAAACCCCGCCTGAATGGGTGGAGGCTGGCTCGAATCACTTTATAAGATGTCATGCAGCGGCAAGACCCTAA
- the nadD gene encoding nicotinate (nicotinamide) nucleotide adenylyltransferase, translated as MHIGLFGGTFDPIHYGHLRSAEEVREAFGLDEIWFIPTAYPPHKDTGDITPFHHRLAMTRLAVNGVDYFKVLDIEAKRNGPSYSIDTLRELSGLHPDKEFYFILGSDAFASITSWKEYWHIPEFTSIVVMGRKDGEIEEVKRIIARTFRNARPDGPGDGAFMLPEGKGIYLAKVTHIEISSTKMRELLINGRSIRFLLPHEVTKYISANDLYRDEAMKLAVELANEVANNKGEEVVILNLRGLSDFTSFFVIAHGRSARHIQGMADNILEVFAQKDIHPLDIEGKKEAKWILMDYGEVVVHLFYEPMRAFYDLEGLWSQAKRQYIKK; from the coding sequence ATGCACATAGGATTGTTCGGGGGGACCTTCGACCCCATCCACTATGGCCACCTGAGGTCTGCGGAGGAGGTGCGAGAGGCGTTCGGTCTTGACGAAATATGGTTCATTCCAACAGCTTACCCACCTCACAAAGATACGGGAGACATCACTCCTTTTCACCATCGACTTGCCATGACGAGGCTTGCGGTAAATGGCGTCGATTATTTCAAGGTCCTCGACATAGAGGCAAAAAGAAACGGGCCATCATACTCCATCGACACCTTGAGGGAATTGAGCGGCCTACACCCTGACAAGGAATTCTATTTCATCCTCGGCAGCGACGCATTTGCATCCATAACCTCCTGGAAGGAATACTGGCATATACCCGAATTCACCTCCATAGTCGTCATGGGAAGAAAGGACGGTGAGATTGAGGAGGTAAAGCGGATTATAGCCCGGACCTTCAGAAACGCGAGGCCGGACGGCCCCGGAGACGGGGCGTTTATGCTGCCAGAAGGAAAGGGCATTTATCTCGCAAAAGTGACCCATATCGAGATATCTAGCACTAAAATGAGGGAACTTTTGATAAATGGACGGTCTATACGTTTCCTCCTTCCTCACGAGGTGACCAAATATATCAGCGCAAACGACCTCTATAGAGACGAGGCGATGAAGCTGGCCGTCGAACTGGCGAATGAGGTGGCAAACAACAAGGGTGAAGAGGTAGTGATCCTGAATCTGAGAGGCCTTTCAGACTTCACAAGTTTCTTTGTCATAGCCCACGGACGATCCGCCAGACATATCCAAGGCATGGCCGACAATATCCTGGAGGTCTTCGCGCAAAAAGACATCCATCCGCTAGACATAGAGGGCAAAAAGGAGGCTAAGTGGATACTCATGGACTACGGCGAGGTGGTAGTACATCTCTTTTATGAACCGATGCGCGCCTTCTACGACCTCGAAGGCCTCTGGAGCCAAGCGAAGAGACAATATATCAAAAAATAA
- a CDS encoding class I SAM-dependent methyltransferase — protein MNVFDKIASNWDEEPARVALAHGVASAIAENVPLNNSMKALEYGCGTGLVTLEIARRVREVLAADASEGMLSVLKEKIARFGVKNIFPLFTDLTKTGPLDGGFDLIYTSMTLHHILDFAGMLKTFRCMLMPGGFMAIADLDLEDGSFHRNGAPVPAHNGFDRSEILTIMGSLGLKDLKAVTAHEMRRAAPDGSVRVYPVFLIVGVLA, from the coding sequence GTGAATGTCTTTGACAAGATTGCATCGAATTGGGACGAAGAGCCTGCAAGGGTCGCCTTGGCGCATGGCGTTGCATCGGCGATCGCAGAAAACGTCCCGCTAAATAACAGCATGAAGGCCCTTGAATACGGCTGCGGTACAGGGCTTGTGACACTTGAAATCGCCAGGCGGGTACGTGAGGTGCTGGCGGCCGACGCCTCAGAAGGGATGCTATCCGTGCTTAAGGAGAAGATCGCAAGGTTCGGCGTAAAAAACATATTTCCCCTGTTCACAGATCTTACTAAGACAGGGCCGCTTGACGGCGGATTCGACCTTATTTATACAAGCATGACACTCCATCACATCCTTGATTTTGCAGGTATGCTGAAGACCTTCCGCTGTATGCTCATGCCGGGTGGATTCATGGCCATAGCCGACCTGGATCTTGAAGACGGTTCCTTCCATAGGAATGGGGCGCCGGTCCCTGCTCATAATGGCTTTGATAGAAGTGAGATATTGACGATCATGGGGTCTCTCGGCCTCAAGGATTTGAAGGCGGTGACTGCGCACGAGATGCGGAGGGCCGCTCCTGATGGAAGCGTCCGCGTGTATCCGGTGTTTCTTATAGTCGGTGTGCTTGCATGA
- the carA gene encoding glutamine-hydrolyzing carbamoyl-phosphate synthase small subunit has protein sequence MKALIALEDGRIFEGRSFTGHGEVYGEMVFNTSMTGYQEILTDPSYKGQIVTMTYPLIGNYGTNNRDIESCDIHAEALVVREYEEAYSNWRADMSLRRYLMVHNKLGIEQVDTRALTRHIRLKGAMKAAISTKDLDPGSLTAKARSSPGLVGRDLVKEVTCRTPYIWKDDKITTLNAHTLQNICKTKSRDLRVVVLDCGLKYNQLRLLEKRGCECVVFPCTASKDELLSVEPDGVFLSNGPGDPAALCGIVETVKGIIGRRPIFGICLGHQILGLAVGGRTFKLKFGHRGANQPVKDLETGKIEITSQNHGFSVDDKSLPPEIEITHINLNDHTVEGMRHKKFPMFSVQYHPENAPGPHDAEYLFDRFTEMMRQCQRERT, from the coding sequence ATGAAGGCGCTTATAGCCCTTGAAGACGGGAGGATATTTGAAGGACGGTCGTTCACGGGCCATGGTGAGGTCTATGGCGAGATGGTCTTCAATACCAGCATGACGGGTTATCAGGAGATATTGACAGACCCATCATACAAAGGGCAGATCGTCACAATGACCTACCCACTCATAGGCAACTACGGAACAAACAACAGGGATATCGAGTCCTGCGACATCCACGCAGAGGCCCTTGTAGTCAGGGAATACGAAGAGGCCTACAGCAACTGGCGGGCGGACATGAGTCTCAGACGATATCTCATGGTTCATAACAAATTGGGCATCGAGCAGGTTGACACCAGGGCACTCACCAGACACATCCGCCTTAAAGGGGCCATGAAGGCCGCGATCTCCACCAAAGACCTTGATCCAGGCTCGCTGACAGCAAAGGCGAGGTCGTCGCCAGGGCTTGTGGGCCGCGATCTTGTAAAAGAGGTGACCTGCCGGACGCCATACATATGGAAAGACGATAAAATAACAACTCTAAATGCGCATACCCTGCAGAATATATGCAAGACAAAATCAAGGGATCTCCGGGTAGTAGTCCTGGACTGTGGTCTTAAATACAATCAGTTGAGGCTCCTTGAAAAACGAGGCTGCGAGTGCGTGGTGTTTCCATGCACCGCCTCAAAAGATGAACTCCTATCAGTGGAACCTGACGGGGTCTTCCTCTCTAACGGTCCGGGAGACCCTGCCGCTCTTTGCGGGATCGTAGAGACTGTAAAGGGGATCATCGGCAGACGCCCAATTTTTGGTATATGTCTTGGACACCAGATACTGGGGCTTGCCGTCGGTGGCAGGACGTTCAAATTGAAATTCGGCCATAGGGGTGCAAATCAGCCTGTCAAAGATCTTGAAACCGGTAAGATAGAGATTACATCTCAGAATCATGGTTTTTCAGTGGACGACAAGTCGCTCCCACCCGAAATTGAGATAACACACATAAATCTGAACGATCATACCGTAGAAGGTATGAGGCACAAAAAATTCCCTATGTTTTCAGTACAATATCACCCAGAAAACGCACCAGGGCCCCATGATGCCGAATACCTCTTCGATCGCTTTACAGAGATGATGAGACAATGCCAAAGAGAACGGACATAA
- the gpmI gene encoding 2,3-bisphosphoglycerate-independent phosphoglycerate mutase has product MKNDIRPVMLIIMDGWGWREDTEGNAVRLANTPNLDRFYNEYPFTLLTASGEAVGLPAGQMGNSEVGHLNLGAGRIVYQELTRIDKTIRDGSFFENKTLVKIMDEILHSGHTLHLMGLVSDGGVHSQIGHLFALLKMARDRGLAKVCVHAFLDGRDTLPSSGAGYMRELVAEMDRLGSGKIATIIGRYYAMDRDKRWERVEAAYKALVKGEGRRAKDPVAAIETAYAMGETDEFIRPVVLEDERGEMTPRIGRGDGVIFFNFRADRARQLTRAFIEPGFSEFNISDRPLISFVTMTLYDEGFNSPVAFPPQHLSHILGEEVAAAGLKQLRIAETEKYAHVTYFFNGGEETPFHLEERVLIPSPREVATYDLKPEMSAFKIKDELIKRITENDYALIVVNFANGDMVGHTGVLQAAVTACEVVDRCVGELTDVWTKKDGAALITADHGNVEVMLAPDGGPSTTHTTNPVPFYMIDSRRRGARLSRGILADVAPTALTIMGLPLPDAMTGKILFE; this is encoded by the coding sequence ATGAAAAACGACATCCGACCGGTCATGCTGATCATAATGGACGGCTGGGGTTGGCGCGAAGATACAGAGGGCAATGCGGTCAGGCTCGCAAACACACCCAATCTTGACCGCTTTTACAACGAATACCCCTTTACCCTCCTCACGGCATCGGGCGAGGCCGTCGGGCTTCCTGCAGGCCAAATGGGGAACTCGGAGGTAGGGCATTTGAACCTCGGGGCGGGCAGGATAGTATATCAAGAGCTGACCCGTATAGACAAGACCATCCGGGATGGATCGTTCTTTGAAAATAAAACGCTTGTAAAGATCATGGATGAAATCCTGCACTCCGGCCATACGCTTCACCTCATGGGCCTTGTTTCAGACGGCGGAGTCCACAGCCAGATAGGGCATCTGTTTGCACTCCTCAAGATGGCGCGAGACCGTGGCCTCGCCAAGGTCTGTGTCCACGCCTTCCTTGACGGCAGAGATACCCTGCCGTCAAGTGGAGCCGGCTATATGAGGGAGCTTGTGGCCGAGATGGACCGACTAGGCTCGGGCAAGATAGCCACCATAATAGGCCGTTACTACGCAATGGACAGAGACAAGAGATGGGAACGGGTGGAGGCGGCTTACAAGGCACTTGTAAAGGGAGAAGGCCGAAGGGCAAAGGACCCTGTGGCCGCGATCGAAACGGCGTATGCCATGGGCGAGACAGATGAATTTATAAGGCCTGTCGTCCTTGAAGATGAAAGGGGTGAAATGACGCCCAGAATAGGCCGAGGCGATGGGGTCATCTTCTTCAATTTCAGGGCGGACAGGGCCAGACAACTCACCAGGGCGTTTATTGAGCCAGGCTTTTCCGAATTCAACATCAGCGACAGGCCGTTGATTTCCTTTGTAACAATGACCCTTTACGACGAAGGATTCAACTCCCCTGTGGCCTTCCCGCCGCAACACCTCTCCCACATCCTAGGCGAAGAGGTGGCAGCGGCAGGGCTCAAACAACTCAGGATCGCAGAGACGGAAAAATACGCCCATGTCACATATTTCTTCAACGGCGGCGAGGAGACGCCGTTCCATCTTGAAGAGCGGGTGCTCATTCCGTCCCCGCGTGAGGTCGCAACATATGACTTAAAGCCGGAGATGAGTGCCTTCAAGATAAAGGACGAGCTCATTAAGCGAATAACAGAGAATGACTATGCATTAATCGTCGTAAACTTTGCAAACGGCGACATGGTGGGGCACACTGGCGTCTTGCAGGCGGCTGTCACTGCATGCGAAGTAGTGGATAGGTGCGTAGGTGAACTAACCGATGTCTGGACAAAAAAAGACGGCGCGGCGCTGATAACCGCTGACCACGGGAATGTAGAGGTGATGCTCGCCCCTGACGGCGGACCGTCAACCACGCACACAACAAACCCTGTGCCGTTTTACATGATAGACAGCAGAAGAAGAGGTGCAAGGCTGTCAAGAGGGATATTGGCCGACGTGGCCCCAACGGCCCTTACAATAATGGGCCTTCCTTTGCCGGACGCCATGACAGGCAAAATACTCTTTGAATAG